From Pelosinus fermentans DSM 17108, the proteins below share one genomic window:
- a CDS encoding collagen-like protein, which produces MDTIGLQLRRLLPGTINPNDIVLFETVLSSFGPVLYNPLTGVVILIKTGRYLVNWSVATESSPGSSGITFSIVTTQADEVLVSSPLTMGPVAGSALIQVDVAPIGLGLVNRTPNSVTFSPLVPIKATLVIAEVPEEVGVTGPTGATGAPGAPGAPGAPGAPGAPGATGATGATGTASATGSTGATGPTGDAGATGPTGAGSTGATGATGDAGPTGATGATGPTGDAGATGATGATGDAGATGATGATGDTGPTGDAGATGATGDTGPTGATGDTGPTGATGDAGPTGATGATGPTGDAGATGATGATGATGATGDTGPTGDAGATGATGDTGPTGATGDTGPTGPTGDAGTTGATGDTGPTGDAGATGATGATGDAGVTGATGDAGVTGATGDAGATGATGDTGPTGDAGATGATGDAGATGATGATGDTGPTGDTGPTGATGDAGATGDTGPTGATGDTGPTGATGATGDTGPTGDAGVTGATGDTGPTGATGDTGPTGDTGPTGATGDTGPTGATGDAGATGDAGATGATGDAGATGDAGATGATGDTGPTGATGDTGPTGDAGATGDAGATGATGDTGATGDAGATGATGATGDTGATGDTGPTGDAGATGDAGATGATGDTGPTGATGDTGPTGATGDTGATGDAGATGATGATGDAGATGATGATGDAGATGATGPTGATGATGP; this is translated from the coding sequence TTGGATACAATAGGTCTTCAACTTAGACGACTGTTGCCCGGTACAATCAATCCAAATGATATTGTTCTATTTGAAACCGTTCTTAGCAGTTTTGGGCCCGTACTTTATAACCCGTTAACAGGAGTCGTCATCCTAATCAAAACCGGAAGATATCTTGTCAATTGGTCGGTAGCAACTGAATCATCTCCCGGTTCAAGTGGTATAACTTTTTCAATCGTAACAACACAAGCTGATGAAGTGCTAGTAAGTTCACCCCTAACAATGGGGCCGGTCGCTGGATCTGCACTTATACAAGTTGATGTTGCACCAATCGGACTAGGTTTAGTGAATCGAACACCTAATAGTGTAACATTTTCTCCATTAGTCCCAATTAAAGCAACTCTAGTGATCGCTGAGGTGCCAGAAGAAGTTGGCGTTACTGGTCCTACTGGCGCTACCGGTGCTCCTGGTGCTCCTGGTGCTCCTGGCGCTCCTGGCGCTCCTGGCGCTCCTGGTGCTACTGGTGCTACTGGCGCTACCGGTACTGCTAGTGCTACTGGATCGACTGGCGCTACTGGTCCTACTGGTGATGCTGGAGCTACTGGTCCTACTGGAGCTGGTTCTACTGGTGCTACTGGAGCTACTGGTGATGCTGGTCCTACTGGAGCTACTGGAGCTACTGGTCCTACTGGTGATGCTGGTGCTACTGGAGCTACTGGAGCTACTGGTGATGCTGGTGCTACTGGAGCTACTGGAGCTACTGGTGATACTGGTCCTACTGGTGATGCTGGTGCTACTGGAGCTACTGGTGATACTGGTCCTACTGGTGCTACTGGTGATACTGGTCCTACTGGAGCTACTGGTGATGCTGGTCCTACTGGAGCTACTGGAGCTACTGGTCCTACTGGTGATGCTGGTGCTACTGGAGCTACTGGAGCTACTGGAGCTACTGGAGCTACTGGTGATACTGGTCCTACTGGTGATGCTGGTGCTACTGGAGCTACTGGTGATACTGGTCCTACTGGTGCTACTGGTGATACTGGTCCTACTGGTCCTACTGGTGATGCTGGTACTACTGGAGCTACTGGTGATACTGGTCCTACTGGTGATGCTGGAGCTACCGGAGCTACTGGCGCTACTGGTGATGCTGGGGTAACTGGAGCTACTGGTGATGCTGGGGTAACTGGAGCTACTGGTGATGCTGGAGCTACTGGAGCTACTGGTGATACTGGTCCTACTGGTGATGCTGGTGCTACTGGAGCTACTGGTGATGCTGGTGCTACTGGAGCTACTGGAGCTACTGGTGATACTGGTCCTACTGGTGATACTGGTCCTACTGGAGCTACTGGTGATGCTGGAGCTACTGGTGATACTGGTCCTACTGGAGCTACTGGTGATACTGGTCCTACTGGAGCTACTGGAGCTACTGGTGATACTGGTCCTACTGGTGATGCTGGTGTTACTGGAGCTACTGGTGATACTGGTCCTACTGGTGCTACTGGTGATACTGGTCCTACTGGTGATACTGGTCCTACTGGTGCTACTGGTGATACTGGTCCTACTGGGGCTACTGGTGATGCTGGTGCTACTGGTGATGCTGGTGCTACTGGAGCTACTGGTGATGCTGGAGCTACTGGTGATGCTGGAGCTACTGGCGCTACTGGTGATACTGGTCCTACTGGTGCTACTGGTGATACTGGTCCTACTGGTGATGCTGGTGCTACTGGTGATGCTGGTGCTACTGGAGCTACTGGTGATACTGGCGCTACTGGTGATGCTGGTGCTACTGGTGCTACTGGAGCTACTGGTGATACTGGCGCTACTGGTGATACTGGTCCTACTGGTGATGCTGGTGCTACTGGTGATGCTGGTGCTACTGGCGCTACTGGTGATACTGGTCCTACTGGAGCTACTGGTGATACTGGTCCTACTGGAGCTACTGGTGATACTGGGGCTACTGGTGATGCTGGTGCTACTGGGGCTACTGGAGCTACTGGTGATGCTGGTGCTACTGGGGCTACTGGAGCTACTGGTGATGCTGGTGCTACTGGAGCTACCGGTCCAACGGGAGCTACCGGTGCCACAGGCCCCTAA
- a CDS encoding collagen-like protein, whose protein sequence is MTRFSPIVPKFPLCTSPANCCCIDTTKPTGPTGATGPTGATGPTGAIGPTGATGPTGAIGPTGATGPTGAIGPTGAIGPTGAIGPTGATGPTGAIGPTGAIGPTGAIGPTGAIGPTGAIGPTGATGPTGAAGPTGAAGGATGATGATGATGATGDAGATGATGATGDAGATGATGATGATGATGALGATGDAGATGATGATGDSGATGATGATGATGATGATGATGATGATGATGALGATGDAGATGATGTTGATGPTGAAGATGATGPTGATGDAGAAGATGATGATGDAGATGATGDAGATGATGATGAAGATGATGPTGATGDAGAAGATGATGATGDAGATGAAGDAGATGATGTTGATGATGATGLLGLSEYAYVYNLAAQVVALEADITFSDNGVIVGAITHAPGTTSIVLGSAGDYEISFIVAGVEPNQFTLFQNGAPVAGSTYGSGAGTQPNPGTLIITAAAGDVLTVRNHTSAAAVTLQTLAGGTQTNVNASIRIALISS, encoded by the coding sequence ATGACTAGATTCTCACCTATAGTTCCTAAGTTCCCACTATGCACATCTCCAGCAAACTGCTGTTGTATCGATACTACTAAGCCTACTGGCCCCACTGGAGCTACTGGCCCCACTGGAGCTACCGGCCCTACTGGTGCTATCGGCCCCACTGGAGCTACCGGCCCTACTGGAGCTATCGGCCCTACTGGAGCTACCGGCCCTACTGGTGCTATCGGCCCTACTGGTGCTATCGGCCCTACTGGTGCTATCGGCCCTACTGGAGCTACCGGCCCTACTGGTGCTATCGGCCCTACTGGTGCTATCGGCCCTACTGGTGCTATCGGCCCTACTGGTGCTATCGGCCCTACTGGTGCTATCGGCCCTACTGGAGCTACCGGCCCTACTGGTGCTGCTGGCCCTACTGGTGCTGCTGGCGGCGCTACTGGAGCTACCGGCGCTACTGGAGCTACTGGAGCTACTGGCGATGCTGGAGCTACCGGCGCTACTGGAGCTACTGGCGATGCTGGTGCTACTGGCGCTACTGGAGCTACTGGAGCTACTGGCGCTACTGGAGCTCTTGGAGCTACTGGCGATGCTGGAGCTACTGGCGCTACTGGAGCTACTGGCGATTCTGGTGCTACTGGCGCTACTGGAGCTACTGGAGCTACTGGAGCTACTGGCGCTACTGGAGCTACTGGAGCTACTGGAGCTACTGGAGCTACTGGAGCTCTTGGAGCTACTGGCGATGCTGGAGCTACTGGCGCTACTGGAACTACTGGCGCTACCGGCCCTACTGGTGCTGCTGGCGCTACTGGAGCTACCGGCCCTACTGGAGCTACTGGCGATGCTGGTGCTGCAGGCGCTACTGGCGCTACTGGAGCTACTGGCGATGCTGGAGCTACTGGCGCTACTGGCGATGCTGGAGCTACTGGCGCTACTGGCGCTACTGGCGCTGCTGGCGCTACTGGAGCTACCGGTCCTACTGGAGCTACTGGCGATGCTGGTGCTGCAGGCGCTACTGGCGCTACTGGAGCTACTGGCGATGCTGGAGCTACTGGTGCTGCTGGCGATGCTGGAGCTACTGGCGCTACTGGCACAACGGGAGCTACGGGTGCTACTGGCGCGACCGGACTTCTTGGCTTATCGGAATACGCCTACGTCTATAATTTAGCTGCTCAAGTTGTTGCACTAGAAGCAGATATAACATTTAGCGATAACGGTGTTATTGTAGGCGCCATTACCCATGCACCAGGAACAACTTCTATTGTACTTGGTAGTGCTGGTGATTATGAAATCTCATTCATAGTTGCAGGTGTAGAGCCAAACCAGTTCACCCTCTTCCAAAACGGCGCTCCTGTTGCCGGCAGTACCTATGGCTCTGGGGCTGGTACGCAACCTAATCCAGGTACGTTAATTATCACCGCTGCTGCTGGTGATGTATTAACTGTTAGAAATCATACTAGTGCTGCTGCAGTTACCTTGCAAACGTTAGCAGGAGGAACACAAACTAACGTCAATGCTTCTATTCGGATTGCATTAATAAGTAGTTAA